From Stenotrophomonas sp. SAU14A_NAIMI4_8:
TCCGCGCGTCTGTAGAGTCGAGCTTGCTCGACTGCTCTCCGCTTGGTTTCCCCAGAAAGCCCGTCCCCGCGACGGGCTTTCTGCGTTGTGGTGACCCATCCCGGCGGCCCCACCGCCGATGTCAGCAAAGACATCGCAGGACAGCCCAAGTCCCAGTCATGTCCGTGCACGTGACGTGAAAGTTCCTTCACCTTCACAAACCCTCCACACGGAAAGTCTCAGAACAGACATTTCATGTTGCTGAAAAGACACTGAAAATCTTGTGGTGTCCGGATCGAGCCTTTAGCGTCATCTGACAGCGGATCGACAGGGGAATCCGCTGACTCACCGGACGCCGAGCCGCGCCCTCGTTCCTTGCCAAGCGCTCGCGCCGGTGCTTCTGCCGATTCCGGCATTCACACCACTAGAAAGGGAAATTCCGATGTCCCAGGTTTCGCATCTGCGTGCGCGCAAGTCGTGGGTGGTTCTCAGTGCGTCTGTTGTCACCTCCCTGCTGCTGGCCGCCCCGGCCTTCGCCGGTGACGTCCAGCTCAGCGGCCTGCAGTCCGCCCCGACGCACCAGCGTTTCATCGTGAAGTACCGTGAAGGCAGTGCCCCGGTGGCCAACACCACCGCACTGGCCTCGTCCCTGAAGACCGCCGCGGCCGGTCTGTCCAGCAGCCAGGGCCGCGCTCTGGGCCTGCAGGAAGTCCGCAAGCTGGCCATCGGCCCGACCGTGGTCAAGACCGACCGCGCGCTGGACCAGGCCGAATCCGAGCTGCTGATGCGCAAGCTCGCCGCCGACCCGAACGTGGAATACGTGGAAGTCGACCAGATCATGCGGCCGACCCTGGTGCCCAACGACGCCCGCCTGAGCGAACAGTGGGGCTTCGGCACCTCCAACGCCTCGATCAATGTCCGCCCGGCCTGGGACAAGGCCACCGGCACCGGCGTGGTCGTGGCGGTGATCGACACCGGCATCACCAGCCATCCGGATCTGAACGCCAACATCCTGCCCGGCTATGACTTCATCAGCGATGCCGCGATGGCCCGCGATGGCGGTGGCCGTGACAGCAACCCGAACGACGAAGGCGACTGGTACGCCGCCAACGAATGTGGCGCCGGCTATCCGGCCTCCAACTCCAGCTGGCACGGTACCCACGTGGCCGGCACCATCGCCGCGGTGACCAACAACAGCACCGGCGTGGCCGGTACCGCCTTCAACGCCAAGGTCGTGCCGGTGCGCGTGCTGGGCAAGTGCGGCGGCTACACCTCCGACATCGCCGACGCGATCGTCTGGGCCTCCGGTGGCACCGTCAGCGGCGTGCCCGCCAACGCCAATCCGGCCGAAGTCATCAACATGTCGCTGGGTGGCAGCGGCAGCTGCTCCACCACCTACCAGAATGCGATCAACGGCGCCGTTGGCCGTGGCACCACCGTGGTGGTCGCCGCCGGCAACAGCAACACCAACGTGTCCTCGGCCGTGCCGGCCAACTGCCCGAACGTGATCGCGGTGGCCGCCACCACCTCGGCCGGCGCCCGCGCCAGCTTCTCCAACTACGGCACCGGCATCGACGTGTCGGCACCGGGTGCCAACATCCTGTCCACCCTCAACACCGGCACCACCGTGCCGGCCAGCGCCAGCTATGCCTCCTACAACGGCACTTCGATGGCGGCACCGCACGTGGCCGGCGTGGTCGCGCTGATGCAGTCGGTGGCACCGAGCCCGCTCAGCCCGGCGCAGGTGGAAAGCATCCTGAAGAGCACCGCGCGTGCGCTTCCGGGCGCCTGCTCCGGCGGTTGCGGCGCGGGCATCGTCGACGCCGATGCAGCGGTCACGGCCGCCATCAACGGCGGCGGTGGCACCACCCCGGAACCGGGTGGCACCGTGCTGCAGAACAACGTGCCGGTGACCGGCCTGGGCGCGTCCAGCGGCGCCTCGCTCAGCTACACCGTGCAGGTGCCGGCCGGCAGCAGCCAGCTGCGCGTGGCCATCAGCGGTGGCAGCGGTGATGCCGATCTGTACATCCGCCAGGGCAGCGCCCCGACCGATACCACCTACACCTGCCGCCCGTACCTGAG
This genomic window contains:
- a CDS encoding S8 family peptidase, translating into MSQVSHLRARKSWVVLSASVVTSLLLAAPAFAGDVQLSGLQSAPTHQRFIVKYREGSAPVANTTALASSLKTAAAGLSSSQGRALGLQEVRKLAIGPTVVKTDRALDQAESELLMRKLAADPNVEYVEVDQIMRPTLVPNDARLSEQWGFGTSNASINVRPAWDKATGTGVVVAVIDTGITSHPDLNANILPGYDFISDAAMARDGGGRDSNPNDEGDWYAANECGAGYPASNSSWHGTHVAGTIAAVTNNSTGVAGTAFNAKVVPVRVLGKCGGYTSDIADAIVWASGGTVSGVPANANPAEVINMSLGGSGSCSTTYQNAINGAVGRGTTVVVAAGNSNTNVSSAVPANCPNVIAVAATTSAGARASFSNYGTGIDVSAPGANILSTLNTGTTVPASASYASYNGTSMAAPHVAGVVALMQSVAPSPLSPAQVESILKSTARALPGACSGGCGAGIVDADAAVTAAINGGGGTTPEPGGTVLQNNVPVTGLGASSGASLSYTVQVPAGSSQLRVAISGGSGDADLYIRQGSAPTDTTYTCRPYLSGNNETCTVNSPAAGTWHVRVKAYSTFSGLTLNAQY